A window of the Torulaspora globosa chromosome 6, complete sequence genome harbors these coding sequences:
- the NUP2 gene encoding nucleoporin NUP2 (ancestral locus Anc_4.164), which produces MAKRFADSQITRETFKENDSGSDEDNSGHKLASAAVMSKRKIAMPKKKMASFQKKQPEPLIKPIDAPASSFSFLKDTKIPDGDSEKYAKMKALNLQFREKVTFFIDRDPFADLSPVCEKYKIFVQSLNTAGNIPAKNTASESQKPLTQQKLSEAQESSDEEEMKEVKVEGPTFTIDTKPPTSDSVFSFRTKKKAENEADHSDSDSVEIKGPQFTFAGSVKSDVFKFSTPSNKQKDLEVATATVEPKEPPAFSLKTNDSLDTPKEKPKFSLGGAGESKENKTPPTSEQQKDAKEISKRNFDFSFSANKANTNGTSETKKPSFSFTFGAGKVGEDVKSDKPAAPTFSFGEPSQGSGNSTETKPAFLFGKSSQDSGSKAESKPAFSFGTSNQESDEKAEAKPVFSFGAPNSSTAPSFTFGKPETTDKQNKSPENLYGAKSGFKFALPFEKRPKDPEVDKNNESIEPPAQETTENGPQEESKPIDLQNGEEDETPLFSQRSKLMIFNPDSKSYDSKGVGEMKLLQSKEDKSKIRFLCRSDGMGNILLNTRVLKDFTYSPLTAENENLVKVPTIEADNKLVTYIVKFKQKADGRQFVKAIEDVKKDL; this is translated from the coding sequence ATGGCTAAGCGGTTCGCTGACTCTCAAATTACGAGAGAAACTTTTAAAGAAAACGATTCCGgctctgatgaagataatTCCGGTCACAAACTGGCATCGGCTGCTGTGATGAGCAAGCGGAAGATTGCCAtgccaaagaagaagatggcCTCCTTTCAAAAAAAGCAACCAGAGCCATTGATAAAGCCAATAGATGCACCAGCTAGCTCATTTagctttttgaaggataCAAAAATACCGGATGGCGATAGTGAGAAATATGCCAAGATGAAAGCTTTGAACCTCCAATTCCGCGAAAAAGTTACTTTCTTTATAGATCGGGATCCCTTTGCTGACCTGTCTCCAGTTTGCGAAAAGTATAAAATCTTTGTTCAATCGCTGAATACCGCAGGAAACATTCCAGCTAAAAATACAGCCTCGGAATCTCAAAAGCCATTGACTCAACAGAAATTATCCGAGGCTCAAGAGTCCtccgatgaagaagaaatgaaGGAGGTTAAAGTCGAAGGACCAACTTTCACAATTGATACAAAACCACCAACATCTGATTCTGTGTTTTCCTTCagaaccaagaagaaagctgagaACGAAGCTGACCACAGCGATAGTGATTCTGTCGAGATAAAGGGTCCTCAATTCACATTCGCCGGGTCGGTAAAGAGTGATGtattcaaattttccacGCCATCAAACAAGCAGAAAGATCTAGAAGTTGCCACTGCTACTGTCGAACCAAAAGAACCTCCTGCATTCTCACTCAAAACTAACGACTCATTAGATACGCCAAAAGAGAAGCCGAAGTTTAGTCTTGGCGGCGCGGGAGAATCGAAAGAGAATAAGACACCCCCCACATCAGAACAACAGAAGGACGCCAAAGAGATCTCGAAACGTAACTTTGATTTCAGTTTTTCTGCTAACAAAGCTAACACTAATGGAACTTCCGAGACTAAGAAACCATCCTTTTCCTTTACTTTCGGTGCCGGAAaagttggtgaagatgTAAAAAGCGATAAACCGGCAGCACCTACATTCTCTTTCGGTGAGCCAAGCCAAGGTTCCGGCAATAGTACTGAAACCAAACCAGCGTTTTTATTCGGTAAATCAAGTCAGGATTCGGGTAGCAAAGCAGAAAGCAAGCCAGCTTTTTCATTTGGTACATCAAATCAAGAGTCggatgagaaagctgaagcCAAGCCAGTGTTCTCTTTTGGTGCCCCCAATTCCTCTACAGCTCCCTCTTTTACTTTCGGGAAACCTGAAACTACAGACAAACAGAATAAATCGCCGGAGAATCTTTATGGTGCCAAAAGCGGCTTCAAATTCGCTTTGCCTTTTGAGAAAAGACCTAAAGATCCAGAAGTTGATAAGAACAATGAATCAATAGAGCCACCAGCTCAGGAAACAACCGAAAATGGGCCACAGGAGGAGTCGAAGCCGATCGATTTACAGaatggagaagaagatgagacGCCACTCTTTtctcaaagatcaaaattgaTGATATTCAACCCAGATAGCAAGAGCTATGATTCAAAAGGTGTAGGTGAGATGAAATTGTTGCAGAGCAAAGAAGATAAATCTAAAATAAGATTCCTTTGTAGATCAGATGGTATGGGCAATATACTGCTTAACACAAGAGTTCTTAAAGACTTCACGTATTCTCCACTGACTGCAGAAAACGAAAATCTGGTTAAAGTGCCTACGATAGAGGCAGACAACAAGTTGGTGACGTACATTGTCAAGTTCAAACAAAAGGCTGATGGTCGCCAATTTGTAAAAGCTATTGAAGACGTGAAGAAAGATCTGTAA